From Argopecten irradians isolate NY chromosome 12, Ai_NY, whole genome shotgun sequence, one genomic window encodes:
- the LOC138336231 gene encoding inactive histone-lysine N-methyltransferase 2E-like isoform X2, whose product MSVVLRLGVVHTNDGGQKDAANDTDVVDCPTGDYYMIPQTYPGCFGLPYQDHNYGAPPPPTPPPSPPPQPPSPPQVDKGLPLEVEDVVMVPAVAATEVAREISVEDDSITRCICDYTHDDGYMICCDKCSVWQHIDCMGVDRSNIPESYFCEICEPRVLDRERARQLQTKRKELLINDSSATDTDPEEAMNRQMSQQLSNTKKGKNRKKTRVRSDRNNPTTPNKNDVKLRRPKKEKKDNIKKEKENKEADKKQKQTAIKEAISKKINKSKLNKKPGLTLVMNENAQDPWDSSYSPWVDKYEEARENQYSPDIQALMAIRVNGQQTDDPHPLNGRMQAQLCHVTEVSKNRKGLEASETIGEGEPIIEYTGKVTLKQQFDKDNFFRQFNPFALFYNKYDNIELCVDATSYGSTARFIRRSCKANAEVRHVMEKGVVNFFIYSAKVIPRGSEITIPYDYNYKDCSYCVECACLRNNCPVAKYFKRKQNAQNKKDKSLPKTPVKPIAKSPVKSPTKSPLKSSIKKMMDVVVKKEVAVEEPAPTISTTETLPSPPVEVKKEVVVEPKVKEPFVNEEEEKQEQESSVVSAPPPLSSDIGSDSEDVSSGASAEKRNKISKTREERKMEAIMKAFEKLEKREERRKEALARLEHHKHDSGTEGVNTSTENTIEEKKEEKPNKSEQDTKKETKEPSRDSVSEKETDDTDKVEGGKRESKPKTRKAKKASARRKSRANTSSSRGSEVETLSAPVTPTLPVQSPAVTHTRKSRTSSCTLEATQQHPVASSIATNTLPSRKRRFSSNCSTSTESVTPQPVSMSITNSLHQRRSRMSSSCSSDATSQDESSSLLPSCPSTPAQTADLTTPPSFKFMKTKKHLMSEWLSEKTHDTNPLGLKTEPLEVAVEDNAMFVTCLPSPRNSMDHLRRNSHSSGSARAGVENSIGSAKKRWLRQAMWDKPGPDSGSMSPVAINGGASPNPAINTTNMPSIPSPGASPPGVDFVTPLKKRRFARESCDQPTPQTPSTPANFSSLGVDYSMLAEVDESGKPDYHPTPAAIEEEEEDENVAVPKEVDNMDVDKNTRGRDSIDSVTSDIVNLTTSTKTNDLEDSGLEKSPEAVLHEKSSEVEHIDTEESEKCSKSEDDTVGSNIQPNGDSSGDRIELENISCGSKSIDSAVADLPVTCNNASENSASTSMENDKSVGVKGVGPMECDSIQEQRNLADSDMELRQQEVESELEEGEINDDSIEESMQVDSTEDSAIVGGGKTAQDNKLALCDSTSKVDENKGLRSRVLETVQADSGSSSNVVVAHSVLTCEVKESAVVDSSTDTDQSIGRRSSDSDRVAVLLADQSTDSDYGSSRTDLLNSSNQEVEPSHQSEESLVESVSDFSEPLRHSSSSSVVSLDTSREKVGSSSDEKTHSCLSDVSSSSERRNLASSDSVQSVVSSQTVDDFRRNLASSDSASSIVSSLIPNNVSPVVSSQSCDNVGVSSTEPFASDATSNSNTVGNSDSADSSEAAVSSKMDKSEIYSEDSLPSVTGSMCLPNTFEADTPSIDEFGLSDEVGNTGEASSSSSISEDSHLASSSIPSDPPPLPTPTKKKVSLLEYRKRLKEKSTPNGSCPLSSSSSSSQATSSYTSYPSTSPSSLSPSFMPSPSMPSSYNKPSSSTTSRGSSSHNNNRRLPSLPSLPLFDSSPPKDSSRYHFKSSSDIVRRKSTEVKKPAKPLSLTERLKQEFGFDDSEEEAQKEKNEYADQGQEAQQQQPVIAPSSHHPGYQQPMYHPQSHGGQPPLHPPLQPEMAMHGGSHPTQSSHIMGQNSAMLNGPAPGLMPPHTMVGPGHIPSPVPNGQGLGQTSGMLPPHSHMTGVQAPPPIQNGPGPAPPGGPPSQRQGGKIPSLMSIQTFPSRELQPAVNNNGPSASHSPQPQVFPGQHLQQGTDQGLGIAQHSMLNNEAASFSQQTLQQQQHPHTANHTTGYQQSPQGPSQSGYNSAINGPQGPNQPGFSSNINGPQGSSQTGFNSTINGNSNFNIMQPVQQQPAVNGPPVVHEYNHGYNGMSNNDHKQHYQQSPSQYHSQGQVQRKSKFFGKKRKKGHNHQQQVYPDSGGLY is encoded by the exons ATGAGCGTGGTCCTGAGGCTAGGGGTAGTCCATACAAATGATGGCGGACAAAAAGATGCGGCTAATGA CACTGATGTGGTGGACTGTCCCACAGGAGACTATTACATGATACCCCAGACCTACCCAGGATGTTTTGGATTGCCTTatcaa GATCACAATTATGGTGCTCCCCCTCCCCCAACTCCTCCCCCATCGCCACCCCCACAACCACCATCTCCGCCACAGGTGGACAAGGGTCTGCCACTGGAGGTGGAAGATGTGGTCATGGTGCCAGCTGTGGCTGCCACAGAAGTGGCCCGCGAGATCTCGGTGGAGGATGATAGCATTACCAGATGTATCTGTGACTACACACATGATGATGGCTACATGATATGTTGTGACAAATGCAG tgtCTGGCAACATATAGACTGTATGGGAGTTGACAGAAGCAACATACCAGAATCCTATTTCTGTGAGATATGCGAGCCCCGTGTACTGGACAGAGAAAGAGCTCGACAGCTGCAGACTAAGAGGAAAGAACTTCTGATCAATG ACTCTAGTGCTACTGATACTGACCCTGAAGAAGCAATGAATAGACAGATGTCTCAACAGCTCTCCAACACTAAAAAAGGCAAAAACAGGAAAAAGACGAGGGTACGCAGTGATAGGAACAATCCCACTACTCCAAATAAAAATGATGTCAAGTTGAGAAGAccaaagaaagaaaagaaggataacataaaaaaagaaaaggagaATAAAGAAGCAGATAAAAAACAGAAG CAAACTGCCATTAAGGAAGCCATTAGCAAGAAGATCAACAAATCAAAA TTGAACAAAAAGCCGGGTTTGACTCTTGTAATGAACGAAAATGCCCAAGATCCATGGGACAGTAGTTATAG TCCCTGGGTGGACAAATACGAAGAGGCAAGAGAAAATCAATACAGTCCAGACATCCAAGCGCTTATGGCTATACGTGTAAATGGTCAACAG ACTGATGATCCTCACCCATTGAATGGAAGGATGCAAGCTCAGCTTTGTCATGTTACCGAAGTCAGCAAAAACAGAAAG gGTTTAGAGGCTTCCGAGACAATAGGGGAAGGAGAACCAATTATTGAATACACTGGGAAAGTTACTCTAAAACAACAGTTTGACAAAGATAATTTCTTCAGGCA GTTCAATCCATTTGCGTTATTTTATAACAAGTACGACAACATTGAGCTGTGTGTAGATGCCACCTCCTATGGAAGTACTGCCAGGTTTATCAGGCGATCCTGCAAGGCTAATGCAGAG GTTCGGCATGTAATGGAGAAAGGAGTTGTGAATTTCTTCATCTACTCGGCTAAAGTCATACCAAGAGGCTCTGAGATCACTATACCTTATGATTACAATTATAAGGATTG CTCCTACTGTGTTGAATGTGCCTGCCTTAGAAACAACTGTCCTGTTGCAAAGTATTTCAAACGAAAACAAAATGCTCAAAACAA AAAAGACAAATCCTTGCCTAAAACACCTGTAAAGCCTATAGCTAAATCTCCAGTAAAGTCTCCAACCAAATCGCCACTTAAGTCCTCCATCAAGAAGATGATGGATGTGGTGGTCAAGAAGGAGGTAGCTGTTGAAGAACCAGCTCCTACTATTTCAACAACAGAGACCCTTCCATCTCCACCAGTGGAAGTGAAAAAG GAAGTGGTGGTAGAGCCTAAGGTAAAAGAACCTTTTGTGAATGAAGAGGAGGAGAAACAGGAACAGGAGAGCAGTGTTGTCTCGGCTCCTCCTCCCTTGTCATCAGACATAGGCAGTGACTCGGAGGATGTGTCTTCAGGGGCTTCAGCTGAGAAACGAAACAAAATATCTAAg ACAAGAGAAGAAAGGAAGATGGAAGCCATTATGAAAGCTTTTGAGAAGTTGGAAAAAAGGGAAGAACGCAGAAAAGAAGCATTAGCACGGCTTGAGCATCATAAGCACGATTCCGGCACAGAAGGTGTTAATACCTCAACAGAG AACACTATTGAGGAAAAGAAGGAAGAGAAACCCAATAAATCGGAGCAGGATACTAAAAAGGAAACTAAGGAGCCTTCCAGAGACAGCGTCTCAGAAAAGGAGACTGATGACACTGACAAAGTAGAAGGAGGAAAGAGAGAAAGTAAACCAAAAAC aaGAAAAGCAAAGAAAGCTTCTGCTAGAAG AAAAAGTAGAGCAAACACCAGTAGTTCACGAGGATCAGAAGTAGAGACCTTGTCGGCCCCTGTGACACCGACCCTGCCAGTACAGAGTCCTGCAGTGACACACACAAGGAAGAGCAGAACAAGCAGCTGTACCTTAGAAGCCACCCAACAACATCCTGTGGCCAGCTCCATAGCGACCAACACCCTACCGTCCCGGAAGCGCCGGTTTAGCAGCAACTGTAGCACAAGTACAGAGAGTGTGACCCCACAGCCAGTCTCTATGTCCATCACAAACAGTCTCCATCAGAGGCGGAGTAGAATGAGTAGTAGCTGTAGCTCTGATGCTACGTCACAGGATGAGAGCAGTAGTCTGCTGCCTAGCTGTCCGTCAACACCAGCTCAAACAGCAGATCTAACCACACCTCCATCTTTCAAGTTCATGAAGACCAAAAAG CACTTGATGAGCGAGTGGTTGAGTGAGAAAACCCATGATACAAACCCGTTAGGACTGAAGACTGAACCTTTGGAGGTGGCAGTAGAAGACAATGCTATGTTTGTGACATGCTTACCCAGTCCTCGAAATAGCATGGACCACCTGCGCCGCAACAGTCACAGTTCTGGAAGTGCTCGGGCAGGCGTAGAAAACAGTATAGGATCTGCTAAAAAG CGATGGTTGAGACAGGCTATGTGGGACAAGCCCGGTCCTGACAGTGGTTCTATGTCCCCTGTGGCAATCAATGGAGGTGCCAGCCCGAACCCTGCCATCAACACAACCAACATGCCCAGTATTCCAAGTCCTGGAGCCTCACCTCCTGGAG TAGATTTTGTGACACCATTGAAGAAGAGGCGGTTTGCACGGGAGTCCTGTGACCAGCCTACTCCACAAACTCCGTCCACACCAGCCAACTTTTCTTCACTGGGTGTGGACTACAGTATGCTGGCCGAGGTAGACGAGAGTGGCAAACCTGACTATCATCCCACTCCAGCTGCCatagaggaggaggaggaagatgAG AATGTGGCTGTGCCAAAGGAAGTGGACAATATGGATGTGGACAAAAATACAAGAGGCAGGGACTCTATAGATAGTGTTACTAGTGATATAGTTAATTTGACTACTAGTACGAAAACAAATGATCTCGAAGATTCAGGGCTTGAAAAATCACCTGAAGCAGTTTTACATGAAAAATCCTCTGAAGTAGAACATATAGACACAGAAGAAAGTGAAAAGTGTTCTAAATCAGAAGATGATACAGTAGGATCAAATATTCAACCAAATGGTGATAGTTCTGGGGACAGAATTGAATTGGAGAACATCAGTTGTGGTAGTAAATCTATAGACTCGGCTGTGGCCGATTTACCTGTGACTTGTAATAATGCAAGTGAGAATAGTGCTAGTACCAGTATGGAGAATGACAAATCTGTAGGGGTGAAAGGTGTGGGCCCTATGGAGTGTGACAGTATTCAGGAACAGAGGAATCTCGCTGATAGTGATATGGAGTTACGACAACAGGAGGTAGAGTCGGAACTCGAGGAAGGCGAGATCAACGATGATTCCATCGAGGAGTCCATGCAGGTGGACAGTACAGAAGATAGTGCTATAGTGGGGGGAGGGAAAACTGCTCAAGATAATAAACTTGCTTTGTGTGATAGTACATCCAAAGTGGATGAGAACAAAGGACTGCGATCACGTGTGCTGGAGACCGTCCAGGCAGACAGTGGTAGCAGCAGTAATGTTGTGGTCGCCCACTCTGTTTTAACTTGTGAAGTGAAAGAGTCGGCTGTTGTGGACAGTAGTACTGACACTGACCAGTCCATTGGTAGGAGGTCCAGTGACTCTGACAGGGTGGCCGTACTGTTGGCTGACCAGTCAACGGACAGTGACTATGGCTCATCTAGGACAGATTTATTAAATTCTAGTAACCAGGAGGTGGAACCAAGTCACCAATCAGAGGAGTCACTAGTGGAATCTGTGAGTGATTTCTCCGAGCCTCTAAGGCATTCTTCTTCCTCGTCAGTGGTGTCCTTGGACACGTCAAGAGAGAAGGTAGGCAGCAGTAGTGATGAAAAGACACACAGCTGTTTATCAGATGTTAGCAGTAGTAGTGAAAGGAGGAATTTAGCTTCTTCGGATTCAGTGCAATCTGTAGTGTCCTCACAAACAGTTGATGATTTTAGAAGAAACTTGGCATCATCAGACTCTGCTTCATCTATTGTATCGTCATTGATACCAAACAATGTATCGCCAGTAGTGTCATCACAGTCATGTGATAATGTGGGTGTATCGTCTACGGAGCCTTTTGCATCAGATGCCACATCTAATAGTAACACTGTAGGCAATAGTGATTCTGCTGACAGTTCAGAGGCTGCTGTCTCGTCAAAAATGGACAAAAGTGAGATTTACTCAGAAGACAGTCTGCCTAGTGTGACAGGCTCTATGTGTTTACCTAATACATTTGAGGCGGACACACCATCAATAGATGAGTTTGGTCTTTCGGATGAAGTAGGAAATACTGGTGAAGCTTCATCGTCATCAAGCATTTCAGAAGACTCGCATTTAGCTTCATCATCTATACCATCAGATCCCCCTCCACTGCCAACACCCACAAAGAAAAAG GTCAGTCTATTGGAGTATAGGAAAAGACTGAAGGAGAAGAGCACACCAAATGGCAGCTGtccattgtcatcatcatcgtcCTCATCACAAGCTACATCATCATACACATCTTATCCCAGTACATCACCATCATCTCTCTCACCATCATTCATGCCATCACCATCTATGCCATCATCATACAACAagccatcatcatcaacaacatcaCGTGGCTCATCTTCCCATAACAACAACAGGCGACTTCCATCTCTACCATCACTACCCTTGTTTGATTCTTCACCGCCAAAAGACTCTTCTCGATATCACTTCAAAA GTTCTTCTGACATTGTTAGAAGAAAGTCGACTGAAGTGAAAAAACCGGCTAAACCATTGAGTTTGACAGAAAGGTTAAAACAAGAATTTGGATTTGATGATTCAGAGGAGGAAGCACAAAAAGAAAAGAATG AGTATGCGGACCAAGGACAGGAAGCTCAGCAGCAGCAGCCAGTGATAGCTCCTTCTTCACATCATCCTGGCTACCAACAGCCAATGTACCATCCCCAGTCACATGGGGGCCAGCCACCTCTACACCCACCACTTCAGCCAGAAATGGCAATGCATGGGGGCTCGCATCCCACCCAGTCTTCCCATATAATGGGACAAAACTCGGCCATGCTCAATGGACCAGCACCAGGCCTGATGCCTCCTCACACCATGGTGGGACCAGGACACATACCCTCGCCTGTACCTAATGGTCAAGGACTAGGTCAGACTTCTGGGATGTTACCACCACACTCTCACATGACTGGGGTACAGGCGCCACCACCTATACAGAATGGGCCAGGACCAGCTCCCCCTGGTGGTCCACCCTCCCAAAGACAAGGAGGTAAAATACCATCCCTGATGTCCATACAGACATTCCCATCTAGGGAGCTTCAGCCTGCTGTCAACAATAACGGGCCATCCGCATCTCATTCACCACAGCCACAGGTCTTTCCGGGACAACACCTTCAGCAGGGCACCGACCAAG GGCTTGGAATTGCTCAACATAGCATGCTGAATAATGAGGCGGCCTCCTTTAGTCAACAAACGCTGCAGCAGCAACAACATCCCCACACTGCCAATCATACAACTGGCTACCAGCAATCCCCCCAGGGGCCAAGTCAGTCAGGGTATAACTCCGCAATCAACGGCCCCCAGGGACCTAACCAGCCAGGATTCAGCTCTAACATAAATGGTCCACAGGGTTCGAGCCAAACAGGTTTCAATTCAACCATCAATGGAAACTCAAACTTTAACATAATGCAGCCTGTGCAACAACAGCCTGCAGTGAATGGACCGCCTGTTGTTCATGAGTACAATCATGGTTACAATGGAATGTCAAACAATGACCACAAACAGCACTATCAGCAATCCCCGTCACAGTACCACTCTCAGGGGCAAGTGCAACGAAAATCAAAATTCTTCGGGAAGAAAAGGAAAAAGGGACATAATCATCAACAACAAGTTTACCCCGACTCGGGTGGCCTCTATTGA